The Falco peregrinus isolate bFalPer1 chromosome 1, bFalPer1.pri, whole genome shotgun sequence genome has a window encoding:
- the SORD gene encoding sorbitol dehydrogenase isoform X1 → MAAPGQNLAVVVRRAGDLRLENRPVPEPGPNEVLLRMHSVGICGSDVHYWQHGRIGDFVMKDPMVLGHEASGTVVKVGSGVTGLKPGDRVAIEPGVPREMDEFCKTGRYNLSPTIFFCATPPDNGNLCRYYKHSASYCYKLPDNVTFEEGALIEPLSVGIHACKRAGVTLGSKVFVSGSGPIGLVNVLVAKMMGAAAVVITDLSASRLQKAKEVGADFTIQVKNETPKEVAFKVESLLGCMPEITVECTGVEACIQAGIYATRSGGTLVLVGLGPEMVTVPIVNAAVREVDIRGIFRYCNTWPVAIALLASKRINVKPLVTHRFPLEKALEAFETTKRGEGVKVMLKCDPTDHNP, encoded by the exons ATGGCGGCGCCGGGGCAGAACCTGGCTGTGGTGGTGCGCCGAGCCGGGGACCTGCGCCTG GAAAACCGTCCAGTTCCGGAACCGGGTCCCAATG AGGTCCTCCTGCGGATGCATTCTGTTGGGATCTGTGGGTCTGACGTTCACTACTGGCAGCATGGTCGAATTGGGGATTTTGTCATGAAGGACCCCATGGTATTGGGGCACGAAGCTTCTGGGACTGTTGTCAAAGTGGGATCAGGGGTGACTGGTCTGAAACCAG GTGATCGAGTGGCCATTGAGCCTGGTGTCCCAAGAGAAATGGATGAGTTCTGCAAAACTGGCCGCTATAACCTGTCTCCAACCATCTTCTTCTGCGCGACGCCTCCTGATAATGGGAACTTGTGCCGCTACTACAAGCACAGTGCCAGCTACTGCTACAA GCTTCCAGATAATGTCACCTTTGAAGAAGGAGCCCTTATTGAGCCTCTTTCGGTGGGAATCCATGCCTGCAAAAGAGCAGGAGTCACTCTGGGAAGCAAAGTCTTTGTGTCTGGCTCTG GACCAATTGGCCTTGTTAATGTGCTTGTTGCTAAGATGATGGGTGCAGCGGCTGTGGTAATTACTG ATTTATCTGCATCTCGCCTTCAAAAAGCCAAGGAGGTGGGGGCAGATTTCACCATTCAGGTGAAGAATGAGACCCCGAAGGAGGTGGCCTTCAAAGTGGAAAGTCTGCTTGGCTGCATGCCCGAGATAACTGTGGAGTGTACAGGAGTGGAAGCCTGCATCCAGGCTGGCATTTAT GCCACTCGTTCTGGTGGGACCttggtgctggtggggctggggcctGAGATGGTCACTGTGCCCATCGTGAACGCTGCCGTGCGAGAGGTGGATATCCGGGGGATATTCCGCTATTGCAACAC GTGGCCTGTGGCAATTGCGCTGCTCGCATCCAAGCGGATCAATGTCAAGCCTTTGGTTACACACCGTTTTCCCCTGGAAAAGGCTCTTGAGGCATTTGAGACCACCAAGAGGGGTGAAGGGGTCAAAGTCATGTTGAAGTGTGACCCCACTGACCACAACCCCTGA
- the SORD gene encoding sorbitol dehydrogenase isoform X2 has translation MHSVGICGSDVHYWQHGRIGDFVMKDPMVLGHEASGTVVKVGSGVTGLKPGDRVAIEPGVPREMDEFCKTGRYNLSPTIFFCATPPDNGNLCRYYKHSASYCYKLPDNVTFEEGALIEPLSVGIHACKRAGVTLGSKVFVSGSGPIGLVNVLVAKMMGAAAVVITDLSASRLQKAKEVGADFTIQVKNETPKEVAFKVESLLGCMPEITVECTGVEACIQAGIYATRSGGTLVLVGLGPEMVTVPIVNAAVREVDIRGIFRYCNTWPVAIALLASKRINVKPLVTHRFPLEKALEAFETTKRGEGVKVMLKCDPTDHNP, from the exons ATGCATTCTGTTGGGATCTGTGGGTCTGACGTTCACTACTGGCAGCATGGTCGAATTGGGGATTTTGTCATGAAGGACCCCATGGTATTGGGGCACGAAGCTTCTGGGACTGTTGTCAAAGTGGGATCAGGGGTGACTGGTCTGAAACCAG GTGATCGAGTGGCCATTGAGCCTGGTGTCCCAAGAGAAATGGATGAGTTCTGCAAAACTGGCCGCTATAACCTGTCTCCAACCATCTTCTTCTGCGCGACGCCTCCTGATAATGGGAACTTGTGCCGCTACTACAAGCACAGTGCCAGCTACTGCTACAA GCTTCCAGATAATGTCACCTTTGAAGAAGGAGCCCTTATTGAGCCTCTTTCGGTGGGAATCCATGCCTGCAAAAGAGCAGGAGTCACTCTGGGAAGCAAAGTCTTTGTGTCTGGCTCTG GACCAATTGGCCTTGTTAATGTGCTTGTTGCTAAGATGATGGGTGCAGCGGCTGTGGTAATTACTG ATTTATCTGCATCTCGCCTTCAAAAAGCCAAGGAGGTGGGGGCAGATTTCACCATTCAGGTGAAGAATGAGACCCCGAAGGAGGTGGCCTTCAAAGTGGAAAGTCTGCTTGGCTGCATGCCCGAGATAACTGTGGAGTGTACAGGAGTGGAAGCCTGCATCCAGGCTGGCATTTAT GCCACTCGTTCTGGTGGGACCttggtgctggtggggctggggcctGAGATGGTCACTGTGCCCATCGTGAACGCTGCCGTGCGAGAGGTGGATATCCGGGGGATATTCCGCTATTGCAACAC GTGGCCTGTGGCAATTGCGCTGCTCGCATCCAAGCGGATCAATGTCAAGCCTTTGGTTACACACCGTTTTCCCCTGGAAAAGGCTCTTGAGGCATTTGAGACCACCAAGAGGGGTGAAGGGGTCAAAGTCATGTTGAAGTGTGACCCCACTGACCACAACCCCTGA